A window of the Eremothecium cymbalariae DBVPG#7215 chromosome 5, complete sequence genome harbors these coding sequences:
- the MAK5 gene encoding ATP-dependent RNA helicase (similar to Ashbya gossypii AER027W), translated as MKVNSNRKNRKPGPKMKQRANNRVSKCHPKRKPLKKTSLPGNIVDASNLKWRPVQLPGTLDDFGGFYGLEEIDGVDVKVVDGKVQFITKDDSKIKTSDFNDNMGDEMGFEEHGKEDSEDLIEFKNLDDIKEGELSALSSSDTEDEDMEDALSVPKSDSEEETEDQEGKLKPEVFNWQVDLDDIELPELPAWSNKMKLSFFTLQALAKLGFTSPTEIQVQSIPKALEGLDIMGKASTGSGKTLAYGIPILERLFASTNDKPIALVFTPTRELAHQVTTHLQNVLGNLVKKMPYAILSLTGGLSIQKQERLLDYEGSSRIVVATPGRFLELLEKNEDLIKRFAEIGVLVLDEADRLLQDGHFDEFEKIFKHLNREQKTLKSEKWQTMILSATFSIDLFSKLSTTHWKNLKNNKENNEMEAVLKHLMTKISFKSKPVIIDTNPESKITAQVKESLIECGPTERDLYVYYFLTLYPATTLVFCNAIDSVKKLTAYLNNLKISAFQIHSSMLQKNRLKSLEKFQQLCEVNAQHGKPTVLIASDVAARGLDIPGIKHVIHYHLPRSADIYIHRSGRTARGNQEGVAVTICSPQEAIGPLRKLRKLLANDLASKTGKKWQKELTVIPIEDDILTQLRERSRLASALADDELATKSLNKDDIWLKKAADDLGIDIESDEEKDVILSKNKNKKKNKQMAKSEAKSMRYQLADLLQIPIRKDLRRSYLTGGLVNLADNLVKNKGHNNIVGHEKVDALELLKKKKSKK; from the coding sequence ATGAAGGTTAATTCTAATCGTAAGAACAGGAAGCCAGGCCCTAAGATGAAACAGAGAGCCAATAATCGTGTTTCAAAGTGtcatccaaaaagaaagccTCTTAAAAAAACTAGTCTACCGGGAAATATTGTTGATGCTTCTAATCTAAAATGGCGGCCTGTTCAACTACCAGGTACACTGGATGATTTCGGTGGTTTCTATGGACTTGAAGAAATAGATGGAGTTGACGTCAAGGTGGTTGATGGAAAAGTTCAATTTATTACAAAAGATGACAGCAAAATAAAGACTTCAGACTTCAATGATAATATGGGAGATGAAATGGGATTTGAAGAACACGGCAAAGAGGATTCGGAGGATTTGATTGAATTTAAGAATTTGGATGATATTAAGGAAGGTGAGTTAAGTGCGCTTTCGTCCTCAGATACTGAGGACGAAGATATGGAGGATGCGCTATCTGTGCCGAAGAGCGATTCGGAAGAAGAGACAGAGGATCAGGAAGGAAAGCTGAAACCCGAGGTTTTCAATTGGCAGGTAGACTTAGATGATATTGAATTACCCGAGTTACCTGCATGGTCAAATAAAATGAAGCTGTCATTTTTCACCTTACAAGCTTTAGCAAAGTTGGGCTTTACGAGTCCCACTGAGATTCAAGTTCAGTCTATTCCAAAGGCTTTAGAAGGCTTGGATATCATGGGGAAAGCTAGTACTGGTTCTGGTAAAACATTGGCTTATGGAATTCCAATATTGGAACGTCTTTTTGCATCAACTAACGACAAACCAATTGCTTTAGTTTTTACCCCAACTAGGGAATTAGCCCATCAAGTTACAACACATTTACAGAATGTGCTTGGAAATTTGGTTAAAAAAATGCCATATGCTATCCTTTCGTTAACGGGTGGATTGTCTATTCAAAAGCAAGAACGTCTGTTGGACTATGAGGGTTCTAGTCGGATTGTGGTTGCCACTCCAGGAAGGTTCTTAGAATTACTTGAGAAGAACGAGGATCTAATTAAAAGATTTGCTGAAATTGGCGTTCTTGTACTTGACGAAGCTGATAGATTATTACAGGATGGtcattttgatgaatttgagaAGATATTTAAGCATTTAAACAGAGAGCAAAAAACGTtgaaatctgaaaaatgGCAAACTATGATATTATCTGCCACTTTCTCAATTGATCTATTTAGCAAGTTATCGACTACTCATTGGAAAAATCTGAAGAataacaaagaaaataatgaGATGGAAGCAGTTTTAAAACATTTAATGACAAAAATTAGCTTTAAATCCAAACCGGTGATTATTGACACAAACCCTGAATCAAAGATCACAGCACAAGTTAAGGAATCACTGATTGAATGTGGTCCGACAGAACGTGATCTATATGTCTACTACTTTTTAACCCTGTATCCGGCTACCACGTTGGTTTTCTGTAATGCGATAGATTCAGTAAAGAAACTAACTGCATATTTGAACAACTTAAAAATATCTGCGTTCCAAATCCATTCCTCAATGCTTCAGAAAAACCGTCTAAAAAGCTTGGAAAAATTCCAGCAGCTTTGTGAAGTCAATGCTCAGCATGGTAAGCCAACTGTTTTAATTGCAAGTGATGTTGCTGCACGGGGGTTGGATATACCTGGAATCAAGCATGTTATACATTATCACTTACCTCGTTCTGCAGATATTTATATTCACAGATCCGGAAGAACGGCTCGTGGCAACCAAGAAGGTGTTGCAGTAACTATTTGTTCACCGCAGGAAGCGATTGGGCCCTTAAGGAAGTTGAGGAAGCTGCTTGCAAACGATCTTGCTAGTAAAACAGGTAAAAAATGGCAAAAGGAGTTAACTGTTATAccaattgaagatgatattttaaCACAACTTCGTGAACGTAGCAGACTAGCTAGTGCTCtagctgatgatgaattggcTACCAAGTCGTTAAATAAAGATGATATTTGGTTAAAGAAAGCAGCAGATGATCTTGGGATTGATATAGAatcagatgaagaaaaggaCGTtattctttccaaaaacaaaaacaagaagaagaataaacAGATGGCAAAATCTGAAGCTAAATCAATGAGATATCAACTTGCCGATTTActtcaaattccaattcGAAAGGATCTCAGAAGGAGCTATCTAACAGGTGGCCTGGTAAATCTAGCGGACAACTTGGTCAAGAATAAAGGACACAATAATATCGTTGGCCATGAAAAGGTGGATGctttagaattattgaagaaaaagaagtctaaaaaataa
- the SUP45 gene encoding translation termination factor eRF1 (similar to Ashbya gossypii AER028C), producing MDTDVEKNIKIWKMKKLVKSLEKARGNGTSMISLVIPPGGQISQTQKLLTDEYGTASNIKSRVNRLSVLSAITSTQQKLKLYNQIPANGLVLYCGDIITEEGKEKKVTFDIEPYKPINTTLYKCDNKFRTEVLSELLEADDKFGFIVMDGQGCLFGSLSGNTRTVLQKFTVDLPKKHGRGGQSAVRFARLREEKRHNYVRKVAEVAVLNFITNDKVNVKGLILAGSADFKNDLAKSDLFDLRLAAKVVKVVDVSYGGENGFNQAIELAAEALANVKFIQEKKLLTDYFDEISQDSGKFCYGTEDTLKALDLGAVETLIVFENLEIVRYVFKNSEDEEVIKFAIPDQADKSYAVDKATGTEMEVKEEQLLIEWLAEHYKEFGATLEFVSDRSSEGSQFVTGFGGIGGILRYKVNFDQLVDDSGDEYYDDDEGSDYDFI from the coding sequence ATGGATACAGATGTTGAGaagaatattaaaatttggaaaatgaagaagttggTGAAGTCGTTGGAGAAAGCTAGAGGTAACGGTACCTCTATGATTTCGTTGGTTATCCCTCCAGGTGGTCAAATTTCTCAGACTCAGAAATTGTTAACAGATGAATATGGTACTGCCTCGAATATTAAGTCGAGAGTTAATAGGCTGTCTGTTTTGTCGGCAATCACTTCTACACAacaaaagttgaagttaTATAACCAAATACCTGCGAATGGTCTAGTTTTGTACTGTGGTGATATTATTACTGAGGAAGGTAAGGAAAAGAAGGTCACATTTGATATTGAACCTTATAAACCAATTAATACCACTCTGTATAAGTGTGACAATAAGTTTCGTACCGAGGTACTTTCGGAGCTACTTGAGGCAGATGATAAGTTTGGATTTATTGTGATGGATGGTCAAGGTTGTTTGTTTGGTTCTCTATCAGGTAATACTAGAACTGTGTTGCAGAAATTTACTGTTGATTTGCCAAAGAAGCACGGAAGAGGTGGTCAGTCTGCTGTTCGTTTTGCTCGTTTGagagaagagaaaagaCACAATTATGTTAGGAAGGTTGCCGAAGTTGCCGTCCTGAACTTTATCACCAATGATAAGGTCAATGTAAAGGGTTTAATTCTAGCCGGTTCTGCAGACTTCAAAAATGACCTGGCAAAATCTGATTTATTCGATCTACGTTTGGCAGCCAAGGTGGTTAAAGTTGTAGATGTTTCTTATGGAGGGGAGAACGGTTTTAATCAAGCTATCGAGTTGGCTGCCGAGGCGCTAGCGAACGTTAAGTTTATCCAGGAAAAGAAGTTGCTTACTGattattttgatgaaatctCTCAAGACTCTGGTAAGTTCTGTTATGGTACTGAGGATACTTTGAAAGCTTTGGACTTGGGTGCAGTGGAGACTTTAattgtatttgaaaatctAGAAATTGTTAGATAtgtcttcaaaaattctgaagatgaggaagtTATTAAATTCGCCATTCCAGATCAAGCTGACAAATCTTACGCTGTTGATAAGGCTACTGGCACAGAAATGGAGGTCAAGGAGGAACAACTGCTTATCGAGTGGTTGGCAGAACATTACAAGGAGTTCGGTGCTACCTTGGAATTCGTCTCAGATAGATCCTCTGAAGGATCCCAATTTGTCACTGGTTTTGGTGGTATTGGTGGAATTCTGCGTTACAAAGTTAACTTTGATCAGTTGGTTGATGATTCGGGTGACGAATACTACGATGACGACGAAGGATCAGATTATGACTTCATTTAA
- a CDS encoding uncharacterized protein (similar to Ashbya gossypii AER029C), whose product METFEESESCIQGEAEKYNLHLIYNYCKKSYYVHPEEMCESLIKSLIQNAFWLDHTVSCEDVNVSLRDGADRSLVAVEITEAGVEKLREQLRDFGSAELVLVAKDSSEIFAALNIKPHAGENNDKRALVGEETDSKMVTILKDQWEQLVASINDLSSLLHKQPSEEDSSVVHNGIVCDGCSLTNDGGKGGSKTCSKDGFIRGPRYKCLGCENFDLCSECEFKGVSIACHSISHTLVKIKRPGDLWQTPSGDLVHNHIICDGCNPYRVTTRNTDTSTVDGYIKGPRFKCTKCFNYDLCIKCKENNVSTWFHKQSHPMVEVKAHPESPTLSNNDLVHNGIYCNSCQNFMNPSKWNTKTCSSKGFIKGPRYKCLTCQNFDLCSVCHEKGISIENHRESHNMVCFGVPDTSNLYHPPSRSPSPSNRFPAGVHKNNTTGNKNLTIEIPPEQSDVYEVLLKMQNEGTLASVVHEAEDYQRIIKRFDTSASEIFERLGRYEELLLMLPDGNYDKLKSLIEEHLKCNNKAPISPADSAMKSPSSSEILVEVCDIDYVVTFKLTNHTDEVLPDNMKLLLNYFPDDGEALKYCIFMGPHKIAPDESKLLNLNHHGSIKRLFAEGKYQLDLLDQNDILLYTTKLTNEAKVSMKPLTRETVDGCLLDFEVVDGLVNSMEKLSASSKFSADTLARDEGHGTDTNCDEKGNSIFKDDEDDDEDDDDDDDSNSTFNKYFLPSINDEEYDLLSDSDIEVV is encoded by the coding sequence ATGGAAACATTTGAAGAGAGCGAAAGCTGCATCCAGGGAGAGGCTGAGAAATATAACTTGCACCTAATATATAACTACTGTAAGAAGTCGTATTACGTTCATCCGGAGGAAATGTGTGAAAGTCTAATTAAGTCGTTGATTCAGAACGCTTTTTGGCTAGATCATACCGTTAGTTGCGAGGATGTAAATGTTAGTTTAAGGGATGGAGCTGACAGAAGTTTAGTTGCTGTTGAGATTACGGAAGCTGGGGTGGAGAAGTTAAGAGAGCAGTTAAGAGATTTTGGCTCGGCTGAGCTGGTTTTAGTCGCGAAAGATAGCTCGGAAATTTTTGCAGCCCTTAATATAAAGCCCCATGCTGGTGAGAATAATGATAAGAGAGCTTTAGTTGGTGAAGAGACAGATTCTAAGATGGTGACAATTCTGAAGGACCAATGGGAACAACTAGTTGCTTCAATTAATGACTTGAGTTCATTGTTACACAAACAGCCATCTGAAGAGGATAGCTCGGTTGTGCATAATGGTATTGTATGTGACGGGTGTAGCCTCACTAACGATGGGGGCAAGGGCGGCTCCAAAACTTGCAGTAAGGATGGATTTATAAGGGGGCCTAGATACAAGTGTTTAGGGTgtgaaaactttgatctTTGTTCGGAGTGTGAATTCAAGGGGGTTTCTATTGCTTGTCATTCTATTTCCCATACTTTGGTCAAAATCAAACGACCAGGTGACCTGTGGCAGACTCCTTCGGGTGATCTTGTCCATAATCATATTATTTGTGATGGGTGTAATCCATATCGCGTTACCACACGTAATACTGACACTTCAACTGTTGATGGTTATATTAAAGGTCCTAGATTTAAGTGTACAAAATGCTTCAATTATGACTTGTGTATTAAATGCAAGGAAAACAACGTTTCGACCTGGTTCCATAAACAGTCTCACCCTATGGTTGAGGTTAAGGCGCATCCTGAATCACCTACACTCAGCAATAATGATCTCGTCCATAATGGAATCTATTGTAATTCGTGTCAGAACTTTATGAATCCTTCCAAATGGAATACAAAAACATGCAGTTCTAAGGGTTTTATTAAGGGCCCACGTTATAAGTGTTTAACCTGTCAGAACTTTGACTTGTGCTCTGTGTGCCATGAAAAAGGGATAAGCATTGAAAACCACAGAGAATCTCATAACATGGTTTGTTTCGGAGTTCCTGATACATCAAACCTTTACCACCCTCCTTCAAGGTCCCCATCCCCATCAAATCGTTTCCCAGCTGGCGTTcataaaaataataccactggaaataaaaatttgacGATTGAGATACCTCCTGAGCAATCAGATGTTTATGAGGTCTTATTGAAAATGCAAAATGAGGGAACCTTAGCCTCTGTCGTTCATGAAGCTGAGGATTACCAAAGGATCATTAAACGGTTTGATACTAGTGCATCCgaaatctttgaaagacTTGGACGCTACGAagaattgttgttgatgttaCCTGATGGAAATTATGACaaattgaaatctttgaTTGAAGAACACTTGAAGTGTAACAACAAAGCTCCTATTTCCCCTGCTGATTCGGCTATGAAATCCCCATCAAGTAGTGAAATCTTGGTAGAAGTCTGCGATATCGATTATGTTGTCACCTTCAAGCTAACAAATCATACCGATGAAGTTCTACCTGATAATAtgaaattattattaaactATTTCCCTGACGACGGGGAGGCCCTCAAATATTGCATTTTTATGGGCCCTCATAAAATCGCTCCCGATGAATCTAAACTCTTGAATTTGAATCACCATGGTTCaataaaaagattattCGCAGAAGGTAAATACCAACTTGATTTGCTTGATCAAAATGATATTCTTCTATACACGACTAAATTAACAAATGAAGCAAAAGTGAGCATGAAACCCTTAACCCGCGAAACAGTAGATGGCTGTTTGTTGGACTTCGAAGTCGTGGACGGTTTAGTAAATTCGATGGAAAAATTGTCTGCTTCATCCAAATTCAGTGCTGACACTCTCGCCAGAGATGAAGGTCACGGCACTGATACAAATTGTGATGAAAAAGGCAACTCAATCTTTAaagatgacgaagatgacgacgaagatgacgatgacgatgacgacaGCAACTCGACCTTCAACAAGTACTTCCTCCCGAGTATCAACGATGAGGAGTACGACCTATTGAGTGATAGCGATATTGAGGTAGTCTAG
- the PHM7 gene encoding Phm7p (similar to Ashbya gossypii AER030C): protein MAVSTPDATSSASAFVTTFLFNGIIALLFVLLFLTLRPKYQRVYQPRSLPDVNTVRDPERTDEVPDGYFSWVAYLFTKPHSYLIQNMSLDGYFFVRYLIIFGSLSLIGCVILFPILLPVNAVRGRRFKGFERLAFSNVTNKNRFFAHVFLSWLYFGILIYTIYRELYYYVSMRQAIQTTPYYNSQVGSRTLILTEFSPPSNGKSGGIGDDEEEAILRSTFKGVQYVVLARDHSELQKLVRERAKVTKKYESALNKVVNKSVKVRRGAELDGNASTTTSRFPHPEKSDDDFEKYLKKRPTHGLGKIPLIGDKVDTLDYCPNQIGKLNSEIKSKQDNWTSDKKAGTCFLVFESQKDAQLAYQTTPAVLKRSSYDKRLIGYAPEDICWENLDTSKAIRKSKRAIGNAILTAMIIFWAIPVAAVGAISNINFLTEKVHFLRFINNMPSSLMGIITGLLPSIALAILMSLVPIFIKKVGRISGSVTRQDTELYCQGWYFAFQVVQVFLVTTLASSATSTVSAVIDDPDNAMILLSNNMPKASNFYITYFLLLGLLFPSGFLLQLVTLVLSMFLGKILDSTPRQKWNRYNRLSLPHWGVIYPLVELLVCIYITYSIISPMLLIFSSIALCFFSLAYLYNLNYVYGFSYDLKGRNYVRALFQIFVGLYLAEICLLGLFIMAKSWGPMVLNIIFMILTVVAHLYFKRRFLPLVDAIPLSVINHSEDVGNFVYPARDQGLSEVLQAGDPSVAAGDIVTVTGDKVVGLLSGLSGSKNPNSSAGPPSSSDQKQSRLVSGDTSESADKAAETAAESTGKAVDDSLALSVSKPSSLLAKIKGYFSPSTTCTYPLVKNRVPEAYNLPVNYESDYERLAYTDPCVTEAEPIIWVAKDPMGVSTKQIQFASKFGVQVKDENTDYDEKGRSAYTGNPPDFDPTKKT from the coding sequence ATGGCGGTCTCAACTCCAGATGCTACAAGTTCTGCGTCCGCGTTTGTGACCACATTTCTATTCAATGGGATTATAGCTCTTCTGTTTGTGCTATTGTTTTTGACTTTACGTCCTAAATATCAAAGAGTCTATCAACCTAGATCTTTACCGGATGTCAATACGGTGAGGGATCCCGAACGGACCGATGAGGTGCCCgatggatatttttcatgGGTCGCCTATTTGTTCACGAAACCGCACTCTTATCTCATCCAGAATATGAGTCTGGatggatatttttttgtccGTTATTTGATTATCTTTGGGAGTTTATCTCTGATAGGGTGTGTGATTTTGTTCCCTATTCTATTGCCAGTCAATGCAGTTAGAGGTCGTCGTTTTAAAGGTTTTGAGCGTTTAGCGTTTTCCAATGTGACTAATAAGAATCGTTTTTTTGCCCACGTATTTCTGTCCTGGCTTTACTTTGGAATTCTGATTTATACGATCTACCGTGAGTTGTACTATTATGTTTCTATGCGACAAGCGATACAGACGACTCCTTACTATAACTCACAGGTCGGATCTAGGACGTTGATCCTTACGGAGTTTTCGCCCCCTTCCAACGGTAAAAGCGGAGGTATCGgcgatgatgaagaagaagccaTCCTTAGAAGCACCTTTAAAGGTGTTCAATATGTGGTGCTTGCTAGAGATCATAGCGAATTGCAAAAGCTTGTTAGGGAACGTGCCAAGGTGACCAAAAAGTATGAATCCGCGTTGAATAAAGTGGTTAACAAGAGTGTTAAAGTCCGTAGAGGTGCAGAACTAGATGGTAATGCTTCTACTACCACTAGTCGTTTCCCACATCCAGAAAAATCTGACGACgactttgaaaaatatcttAAAAAGAGACCTACCCATGGGCTCGGTAAGATTCCTTTGATTGGAGATAAGGTGGATACGTTAGATTACTGTCCAAACCAAATCGGTAAACTTAATAGTGAAATCAAGTCTAAGCAGGACAACTGGACTAGTGACAAAAAAGCCGGTACTTGTTTCCTTGTTTTTGAATCCCAAAAGGATGCACAACTTGCTTATCAAACCACACCTGCTGTTTTGAAACGTAGTTCCTACGATAAAAGGTTGATTGGTTATGCTCCAGAGGATATTTGTTGGGAAAATTTGGATACAAGTAAGGCCATTAGAAAGTCCAAAAGAGCCATTGGAAATGCGATATTGACCGCTATGATTATCTTTTGGGCAATTCCTGTTGCAGCTGTTGGTGCTATCTCTAAtatcaactttttaacTGAGAAGGTTCACTTTTTACgtttcatcaataatatgcCATCTTCCTTAATGGGTATCATTACAGGTTTGTTGCCCTCAATTGCGTTGGCAATATTGATGTCGCTAGTTCCTatctttattaaaaaagttgGCCGTATTAGTGGGTCTGTTACTAGACAAGACACAGAATTATATTGTCAAGGATGGTATTTTGCTTTTCAGGTGGTTCAAGTGTTTTTAGTGACAACTCTTGCCTCTTCAGCAACCTCTACTGTCAGCGCAGTTATTGATGATCCCGACAATGCaatgatattattgtcTAACAACATGCCTAAGGCTTCCAACTTTTACATCACTTactttttgttgttgggGTTGTTATTCCCAAGTGGGTTCTTGTTACAACTGGTTACCTTGGTTTTAAGTATGTTCTTGGGCAAAATCTTGGACTCCACTCCAAGACAAAAATGGAACCGTTATAATAGACTATCGTTGCCTCATTGGGGTGTGATCTACCCTCTGGTTGAACTATTGGTTTGTATCTACATTACCTATTCTATTATTTCCCCGATGCTATTGATCTTTAGTTCCATCGCATTATGTTTCTTTTCCCTGGCTTACTTGTATAATTTGAACTACGTGTACGGTTTTTCATATGACTTAAAGGGTAGAAATTATGTCAGAGCgttattccaaatatttgttggtttgTACCTAGCTGAGATTTGCTTATTAGGCTTGTTCATTATGGCCAAGTCTTGGGGTCCAATGGTTctaaatatcatttttatgATTCTTACGGTCGTGGCTCACTTATACTTCAAGAGAAGGTTTTTGCCCTTGGTAGATGCCATCCCATTGAGCGTGATCAACCACTCTGAAGACGTAGGGAATTTCGTGTATCCAGCTCGCGATCAAGGTTTGAGCGAAGTCTTGCAAGCTGGTGACCCATCCGTCGCCGCCGGTGATATTGTAACCGTCACTGGAGATAAGGTTGTTGGTTTGCTGAGTGGTCTGAGTGGATCAAAGAACCCCAACTCTAGTGCTGGCCCTCCTAGTTCCTCAGATCAAAAACAATCGAGGCTTGTTTCAGGTGATACTTCAGAATCTGCCGACAAAGCCGCTGAAACTGCCGCTGAATCTACTGGCAAGGCTGTCGACGATTCTCTAGCGCTCTCTGTATCAAAGCCTAGTTCCCTGCTCGCTAAAATCAAAGGCTATTTCAGCCCAAGTACTACCTGTACTTATCCTCTGGTTAAAAACAGAGTCCCAGAAGCCTACAATCTCCCTGTTAATTACGAGTCTGACTACGAAAGACTCGCCTACACGGACCCATGCGTCACGGAAGCCGAACCAATCATCTGGGTAGCAAAGGACCCAATGGGCGTCTCAACTAAGCAGATCCAATTTGCCAGTAAGTTTGGCGTCCAAGtcaaagatgaaaataCTGACTATGATGAGAAGGGCAGGTCCGCCTATACAGGAAACCCCCCAGACTTTGATCCTACAAAGAAAACTTGA
- a CDS encoding type I glyceraldehyde-3-phosphate dehydrogenase (similar to Ashbya gossypii AER031C): MVKVAINGFGRIGRLVMRVALSRPDVEVVAINDPFITVDYASYMFKYDSTHGKFSGEVSHDGNALIIDGKKVLVFQERDPAQLPWGTHGVDIAIDSTGVFKELDSAQKHIDAGAKKVVITAPSSTAPMFVVGVNADKYAGETIVSNASCTTNCLAPLAKVINEEFGIEEGLMTTVHSLTATQKTVDGPSMKDWRGGRTASGNIIPSSTGAAKAVGKVLPELNGKLTGMAFRVPTVDVSVVDLTVKLNKETSYEEIKKVIKSASEGKLKGILGYTDDAVVSSDFLGDSHSSIFDASAGIMLSPKFVKLVSWYDNEYGYSTRVVDLVEHIASN, from the coding sequence ATGGTTAAGGTCGCTATTAATGGGTTCGGTAGAATCGGTAGATTGGTCATGAGAGTGGCACTATCCAGACCGGATGTGGAGGTTGTCGCTATTAACGATCCATTCATCACGGTGGATTATGCTTCTTACATGTTCAAGTATGATTCTACACACGGGAAGTTTTCAGGTGAGGTCAGCCACGACGGCAATGCGTTGATTATCGACGGTAAGAAGGTGTTGGTTTTCCAGGAGAGAGACCCAGCTCAATTGCCATGGGGTACCCATGGAGTCGATATTGCTATCGACTCTACGGGTGTCTTCAAGGAGTTGGACTCTGCCCAGAAGCACATCGATGCGGGTGCTAAGAAGGTTGTGATCACTGCGCCATCTTCTACTGCGCCAatgtttgttgttggtgtcAACGCGGACAAGTATGCGGGCGAGACTATTGTCTCCAATGCTTCCTGTACCACCAACTGTTTGGCGCCTTTGGCCAAGGTCATTAACGAGGAGTTCGGTATCGAGGAGGGTTTGATGACCACTGTCCATTCTTTGACGGCCACTCAGAAGACCGTTGACGGTCCATCCATGAAGGACTGGAGAGGAGGTAGAACCGCTTCCGGTAACATCATTCCATCTTCCACCGGTGCGGCCAAGGCTGTCGGCAAGGTTTTGCCAGAGTTGAACGGTAAGTTGACCGGTATGGCTTTCAGAGTGCCAACCGTCGATGTCTCCGTTGTCGACTTGACTGTCAAATTGAACAAGGAGACCTCTTACGAGGAGATCAAGAAAGTTATCAAGTCCGCTTCCGAGGGCAAGTTGAAGGGTATCTTGGGTTACACCGACGATGCTGTCGTTTCTTCCGACTTTTTGGGCGACAGCCACTCGTCTATCTTTGACGCTTCCGCCGGTATCATGTTGTCTCCAAAGTTTGTCAAGTTGGTCTCCTGGTATGACAACGAGTACGGTTACTCTACCAGAGTCGTCGACTTGGTTGAACACATCGCTTCTAACTAG
- a CDS encoding zinc-dependent alcohol dehydrogenase (similar to Ashbya gossypii AER032W), with product MSIPETQKAVIFYENGGELKYTDIPVPKPKPSELLINVKYSGVCHTDLHAWKGDWPLPTKLPLVGGHEGAGVVVAMGENVRGWKIGDFAGIKWLNGSCMTCEYCEKSNESNCPDADLSGYTHDGSFQQYATADAVHAAKIPQGTDLAQVAPVLCAGITVYKALKSARLQAGEWVAISGASGGLGSLAVQYAKAMGYRILGIDSGEEKKKLFKELGGEYFIDFAESKDVVAEVIKVTNGGAHGVINVSVSEAAIAASAEYCRSNGTVVLVGLPAGAQMRSEVFSHVVKSISVVGSYVGNRADSREAIDFFTRGLVSAPIKVVGLSQLAEVYEKMEKGMIAGRYVVDTSK from the coding sequence ATGTCTATTCCAGAGACGCAGAAGGCTGTTATTTTCTACGAAAACGGCGGGGAGCTCAAGTACACCGACATCCCGGTGCCCAAGCCCAAGCCCAGCGAGCTGCTCATCAACGTCAAGTACTCGGGTGTCTGTCACACTGATTTACACGCGTGGAAGGGCGACTGGCCGCTGCCCACGAAGTTGCCGCTCGTGGGCGGTCACGAGGGCGCaggtgttgttgttgctaTGGGGGAGAATGTGCGGGGTTGGAAGATCGGTGATTTCGCCGGGATCAAGTGGTTGAATGGGTCGTGCATGACATGTGAATATTGTGAGAAGTCCAATGAGTCGAATTGTCCCGACGCGGACTTGTCTGGGTACACGCACGATGGGTCGTTCCAGCAGTATGCTACTGCGGACGCGGTGCACGCGGCCAAGATTCCGCAAGGTACGGATTTGGCGCAGGTGGCGCCGGTGTTGTGCGCTGGTATCACGGTGTACAAGGCGTTGAAGTCGGCCAGGTTGCAGGCGGGCGAGTGGGTTGCAATTTCCGGGGCGTCCGGTGGTCTTGGGTCGCTGGCGGTGCAGTACGCGAAGGCGATGGGGTACCGGATTCTTGGTATTGATTCGGGagaggaaaagaagaagctgttCAAGGAGCTTGGCGGAGAGTACTTCATCGACTTTGCCGAGAGCAAGGATGTTGTTGCGGAGGTGATCAAAGTGACGAACGGGGGTGCACACGGGGTGATCAATGTTTCTGTTTCGGAGGCGGCTATCGCGGCGTCTGCGGAGTATTGCAGGTCCAACGGGACGGTTGTTTTGGTGGGGTTACCCGCCGGGGCGCAGATGAGGTCGGAGGTTTTCTCGCACGTGGTGAAGTCTATTTCGGTGGTGGGGTCGTATGTTGGTAACCGGGCGGATTCCAGGGAGGCGATTGATTTTTTTACGCGGGGGCTGGTGAGCGCGCCGATCAAGGTTGTTGGCTTGTCGCAGTTGGCTGAGGTGTACGAGAAGATGGAGAAGGGGATGATTGCTGGGCGGTATGTTGTTGACACTTCTAAATGA